Proteins encoded within one genomic window of Polyangia bacterium:
- a CDS encoding discoidin domain-containing protein, translating into MTPGRGTVCVLGCVVLGLDFFSAAGCDVRTQVLAPPGVVITGEAWPAEAARSADAVVETISVGTHLGATTPANDNYAVVKPLLATLGVRHVMELSPQADLTRVQELGGMGIHTQVWIAALDSYFQSALALAGPIDALEVDALTAGVTLDQTWLQGRRNFCGELFAAVKAARVAGVSVVGPDLLVPTNLALVDFGPCVDYGVVHRPKTIGPPTAKNAGGLSLDDETSLQRRLAGAQPLMLGLEGYSTAAGDPNGAVSEIVQAKYLVRLIFEAFNRDFVRVYLGGVTDRPDDVNVQNGVRTADTGAVASGFAAAEGLAHFDGTPKPSFIAAQNIIATLADAGASVTNGALPYRLDGAPATLHHTLLQKRDGSYLLALWQDVVSADSLQMVSITLRFPAAAKKVTTFVPQQAATATNHWENVRDVPIVVGDDVTLVAIAATNYCDRSMWTATASVRGDNSGPPGAIDGDLTTRWDSAHVQNGTDWFQVDFGGSVQLTSITLNNTETFPGDYPGAYEIRGSVDGVSFDGAPFVGGAGTNGSTVVNFAPRAVRAVKVAQVGTANSRSWWGIAEFQTACAMFPTPP; encoded by the coding sequence ATGACCCCCGGCCGAGGCACCGTCTGCGTGCTTGGCTGCGTGGTGCTGGGCTTGGATTTTTTTTCCGCCGCCGGCTGCGACGTGCGCACGCAGGTGCTCGCCCCTCCGGGCGTCGTGATCACCGGCGAGGCCTGGCCCGCGGAGGCCGCCCGCTCGGCGGACGCGGTGGTGGAAACGATCTCCGTCGGCACGCACCTCGGCGCCACCACGCCGGCCAACGACAATTACGCGGTGGTCAAGCCGCTGCTGGCGACGCTGGGTGTCCGTCACGTGATGGAGCTGTCGCCGCAAGCGGACCTCACCCGCGTGCAAGAGCTGGGCGGGATGGGCATTCACACGCAGGTTTGGATCGCCGCGCTGGACAGTTACTTTCAATCAGCGCTGGCGCTGGCCGGACCCATCGACGCGCTGGAGGTGGATGCGCTGACCGCCGGGGTGACGCTGGATCAAACCTGGCTGCAAGGGCGCCGAAATTTTTGCGGCGAGCTGTTCGCCGCGGTGAAGGCGGCGCGGGTGGCCGGGGTGTCCGTCGTCGGGCCTGATCTCTTGGTTCCGACCAATCTGGCGCTGGTCGATTTCGGACCGTGCGTCGACTACGGCGTCGTCCATCGTCCGAAGACCATCGGTCCACCGACGGCAAAGAACGCCGGCGGTCTGAGCCTGGACGACGAGACCTCCTTGCAGCGCCGCCTGGCCGGCGCACAACCGCTGATGCTGGGTCTGGAGGGATACAGCACTGCCGCCGGCGATCCGAACGGCGCGGTGTCGGAGATCGTGCAGGCAAAATATCTGGTTCGCCTGATCTTCGAGGCGTTCAACCGCGATTTTGTCCGCGTCTATCTGGGCGGCGTCACCGATCGGCCGGACGATGTGAACGTGCAAAACGGCGTGCGCACGGCCGACACCGGCGCGGTGGCCTCCGGTTTCGCCGCCGCCGAAGGCCTGGCCCACTTTGACGGCACGCCCAAGCCTTCGTTCATCGCCGCGCAGAACATCATCGCCACTTTGGCCGACGCCGGGGCGTCCGTCACCAACGGCGCGCTTCCCTATCGCCTGGATGGAGCACCGGCGACGCTGCACCACACGCTGTTGCAAAAGCGCGACGGGAGTTACCTGCTGGCCTTGTGGCAAGACGTGGTCAGCGCCGACAGCCTGCAGATGGTGTCCATCACGCTGCGGTTTCCGGCGGCGGCGAAGAAGGTCACCACGTTCGTTCCGCAGCAAGCCGCGACCGCCACCAATCACTGGGAGAACGTCCGCGACGTTCCGATCGTCGTCGGTGACGACGTCACCCTGGTGGCGATCGCCGCCACGAATTATTGCGATCGTTCGATGTGGACCGCCACCGCGTCGGTGCGCGGCGACAACAGTGGTCCGCCGGGTGCCATCGACGGGGATCTCACCACGCGCTGGGACTCCGCTCATGTCCAGAACGGGACCGACTGGTTTCAAGTCGACTTTGGCGGTTCGGTTCAGCTGACCAGCATCACGTTGAACAACACCGAGACCTTTCCCGGCGACTATCCCGGCGCCTACGAAATTCGCGGCTCGGTCGACGGCGTTTCGTTTGACGGAGCGCCGTTCGTCGGCGGCGCGGGGACCAACGGTTCGACGGTGGTGAACTTTGCGCCGCGGGCGGTTCGCGCCGTCAAGGTCGCGCAGGTCGGCACCGCAAACAGCCGCAGCTGGTGGGGCATCGCTGAGTTTCAGACCGCGTGCGCGATGTTCCCCACCCCGCCGTGA
- a CDS encoding FecR domain-containing protein, with protein sequence MSLPDQDLSSHLVEPFTEADLDRQWRRLSAALVRPAPRAPLWLAVGGALAVAGAIALFVVVGRPRTAALSSSPAATRSLVAEGSRVETLGATPRTVELTDGSRIVVGPNAAIALLRDRSDEVRVALEQGSADFDVTHVDGRRFVIAAAEVEVVVVGTRFVVSVSDSAQGKTAAVSVARGAVEVRRPHARSLLLAGESWTSAAPAQPLEPTSPPAAPPTDEPPAPSPPATRTPAPRAPAKAAAADARSLFAVATGARVQGRNRQAAAALETLCRKFPEDPRAALAALELGRIRLDTLHEPGPAAVAFRMAMNLAGDSSLREDAATRFIEALDRKGDASACRAARDAYLAEYPTGPHVGSVTGACRGR encoded by the coding sequence ATGAGCCTACCGGATCAGGATCTGAGTTCGCACTTGGTTGAGCCGTTCACCGAGGCCGATCTGGATCGGCAATGGCGGCGCTTGTCGGCCGCGCTGGTTCGGCCGGCGCCGCGCGCGCCGCTGTGGCTGGCGGTCGGCGGGGCGCTGGCGGTGGCGGGCGCGATCGCGCTTTTCGTCGTGGTCGGCCGCCCGCGGACGGCTGCGCTGTCGTCGTCACCGGCGGCGACGCGCTCGCTGGTCGCCGAAGGCTCGCGCGTCGAGACTCTGGGCGCCACGCCGCGGACCGTTGAATTGACCGACGGTTCGCGCATCGTGGTGGGCCCGAACGCCGCCATCGCGCTCCTGCGCGATCGATCCGACGAGGTGCGCGTCGCGCTTGAACAGGGCAGCGCCGACTTTGATGTCACGCACGTGGACGGACGGCGTTTCGTGATCGCCGCCGCGGAGGTCGAAGTGGTGGTGGTGGGAACGCGCTTCGTGGTTTCGGTTTCGGACAGCGCGCAAGGAAAGACGGCCGCCGTTTCTGTCGCACGAGGCGCGGTCGAGGTGCGCCGCCCGCACGCGCGTTCGTTGCTGCTGGCCGGCGAGTCGTGGACCAGCGCCGCGCCGGCGCAGCCGCTCGAGCCGACGTCGCCGCCAGCGGCGCCGCCCACTGATGAACCGCCGGCGCCCAGCCCGCCGGCCACCCGTACGCCGGCGCCGCGCGCGCCCGCCAAGGCCGCCGCCGCCGACGCCCGCAGCCTGTTCGCCGTGGCGACGGGCGCGCGGGTGCAAGGACGCAACCGTCAAGCGGCGGCGGCGCTGGAGACCTTGTGCCGAAAATTTCCCGAGGATCCGCGGGCCGCGCTGGCCGCGCTGGAACTGGGCCGCATTCGCCTGGACACCCTGCACGAGCCGGGGCCCGCCGCCGTCGCTTTCCGCATGGCGATGAATCTGGCAGGCGATTCGAGTTTGCGTGAAGACGCGGCCACGCGCTTTATCGAAGCGCTGGATCGCAAGGGCGACGCTTCCGCTTGTCGAGCGGCGCGCGACGCTTACCTGGCGGAGTACCCGACGGGACCGCACGTCGGATCGGTCACCGGCGCTTGCCGGGGTCGATGA
- a CDS encoding sigma-70 family RNA polymerase sigma factor, with translation MGEAQQGGVKAQEALVRKYGAMVNRLAFRLLGGSEDLDDLVQESFLQAFRSLKRLDKPEAFRGWLSEIVVRTAHNLIRRRRLMSRIGLRTTRPIDVDGLITPNTPLESMLTLTSIYRTLERLPAKVRIALVLRRVEGRQLEEVAELMGASLASVKRWLAQADKVLEGERRTVGSQT, from the coding sequence GTGGGCGAGGCGCAGCAAGGTGGGGTAAAGGCGCAGGAAGCCTTGGTTCGTAAGTACGGCGCGATGGTCAACCGACTGGCCTTCCGATTGCTGGGCGGCAGCGAAGATCTGGATGATCTCGTTCAGGAGAGCTTTTTACAGGCCTTCCGGTCACTGAAGCGGTTGGACAAGCCGGAGGCGTTTCGGGGATGGCTCTCAGAGATCGTGGTTCGCACCGCTCACAATCTGATTCGTCGGCGTCGTTTGATGAGCCGCATCGGCCTGCGCACGACGCGCCCCATCGACGTGGATGGCTTGATCACGCCCAACACGCCCCTCGAGAGCATGCTGACGTTGACGTCGATCTATCGAACCTTGGAACGGTTGCCGGCGAAGGTGCGCATCGCCTTGGTCCTGCGCCGGGTCGAGGGCCGACAATTGGAAGAGGTCGCTGAACTGATGGGAGCGTCATTGGCCAGCGTCAAAAGATGGTTGGCCCAGGCCGACAAGGTTTTGGAGGGGGAGCGTCGCACTGTGGGGAGTCAAACATGA